From a region of the Oryza sativa Japonica Group chromosome 6, ASM3414082v1 genome:
- the LOC4342041 gene encoding non-specific lipid transfer protein GPI-anchored 9, with the protein MAARAFVAVVVVVVAALFVGAASSSAAAQAAVDTGAAAGVPSCASKLVPCGGYLNATAAPPPASCCGPLREAAANETACLCAILTNKAALQAFGVAPEQGLLLAKRCGVTTDASACAKSASSSATAAAAAAGAGTAGSTAASSASTGNAASTAAKPTASGGATHRLSLISASSLVGFSFIWWTIMAQ; encoded by the exons ATGGCGGCGCGGGCGTTCGTcgccgtggtggtggtcgtcgtcgcggccTTATTCGTGGGCGCAGcctcgagctcggcggcggcgcaggcggcggtggaCACGGGGGCGGCCGCGGGGGTGCCGTCGTGCGCGTCGAAGCTGGTCCCCTGCGGCGGCTACCTCAACgccaccgcggcgccgccgccggcgtcgtgctGCGGCCCGCTCAGGGAGGCCGCCGCCAACGAGACGGCGTGCTTGTGCGCCATCCTCACCAACAAGGCCGCGCTCCAGGCGTTCGGCGTCGCGCCAGAGCagggcctcctcctcgccaaaCGCTGCGGCGTCACCACCGACGCCTCCGCCTGCGCCAagtccgcctcctcctccgccaccgccgccgccgccgccgccg GTGCCGGCACTGCAGGTAGCACTGCTGCTTCTTCAGCTTCCACTGGAAACGCTGCATCTACAG CGGCCAAGCCAACGGCGAGCGGAGGCGCAACGCATCGCCTGAGCTTGATCAGTGCATCGTCCTTGGTAGGCTTCAGCTTCATCTGGTGGACGATCATGGCGCAGTAG
- the LOC136357051 gene encoding branchpoint-bridging protein-like, with protein sequence MPMATRHLSWMARARVDLMPHVDVDEPATVRALLEQEEEAPAWPSSASPRPPPPPLGHEPPPRRSTLSSSSVPPPFASPAAAQRLPPGRPPAPARRPATSRPHAYGLYNHCGGRERRGEELRVDGGRRGSPCAASPTAAASPPSPPTPAA encoded by the coding sequence ATGCCGATGGCGACGCGGCACCTGAGCTGGATGGCGAGGGCGAGGGTGGACCTCATGCCccacgtcgacgtcgacgagccGGCGACCGTGAGGGCGCTGCTCGAGCAGGAAGAGGAGGCACCGGCGTGGCcttcctccgcctcccctcggcctcctccgcctcctcttgGCCACgagccaccgcctcgccgctccacgctgtcctcctcctccgtgccgccgccgttcgcgtCACCGGCCGCCGCGCAACGTCTTCCTCCGGGTCGGCCTCCTGCTCCAGCTCGACGGCCAGCGACCTCGCGACCGCACGCCTACGGCCTCTACAACCACTGCGGAGGGCGCGagcggcggggggaggagctACGCgtggacggcggccggcgggggagcCCGTGTGCCgcttcccccaccgccgccgcgtcgccgccatcaccgccgacgcccgccgcctag
- the LOC4342042 gene encoding uncharacterized protein: protein MRPPSPPRPLAFPTLDSLAAFLGSRLPASALASWGTAPGTKTLLNLFLELSQGECVLISAAAAAAPPSQQQQQHPVVRAVHVASVRIRNGRGALLMETGQLLSDGTLRSRGGLRPLSEKMRPGETPEAAAVRAVREELGERVRVRILGGEEARVEERDSASYPGLHARYVLHAVDAEVVEGVPEDGEFDTEEGGEHEDEVVVDGAAAAITVKRHYWKWVDDNDNDEEDVAGAEEGARQSAH from the coding sequence atgcggccgccgtcgccgccgcggccgctggCCTTCCCGACGCTGGACTCGCTGGCGGCGTTCCTCGGCTCGCGCCTGCCGGCGTCGGCGCTGGCGTCCTGGGGCACGGCGCCGGGAACCAAGACCCTCCTCAACCTCTTCCTCGAGCTCTCACAGGGGGAGTGCGTcctcatctccgccgccgccgccgcggcgccgccatcgcagcagcagcagcagcatcccgTCGTCCGCGCCGTCCACGTCGCCAGCGTCCGGATCCGCAACGGGCGCGGCGCGCTGCTGATGGAGACCGGGCAGCTCCTCTCCGACGGCACGCTCCGCTCCCGcggcgggctccgcccgctgtcGGAGAAGATGCGCCCCGGCGAGACCCCCGAGGCCGCGGCCGTCCGCGCCGTCCGGGAGGAGCTCGGCGAGCGCGTCCGCGTCCGGATcctgggcggcgaggaggcccgcGTGGAGGAGCGGGACTCGGCGTCCTACCCGGGGCTCCACGCCAGGTACGTTCTCCACGCGGTGGACGCGGAGGTGGTCGAGGGCGTCCCCGAGGACGGCGAGTTCGACACGGAGGAGGGCGGGGAGCacgaggacgaggtcgtcgtcgatggagccgccgccgccatcaccgtgAAGCGCCATTACTGGAAGTGGGTGGAcgacaacgacaacgacgaggaggatgtcgccggcgccgaggagggCGCGCGCCAGAGCGCGCACTAG